A stretch of DNA from bacterium:
GATGGTCTCCACCACCAGGCTGAGGGTCAGGAAGGCCCACGCGGCCCAGCCGATCACCTCGAACAGGCCCAGGATCAAGGTGCCGTCGTCGGGTGCGAGGAGTGCGTTCTTGACGCTGTCCCAGCTCGGCGTCTGGTCGGGGATCGGGTTCGCGCCGAGCCCGAGGAACAGGGCCGGTAGTCCGATGATGATGCCGAGGACGGCGACGGTGGCGAGGAGCCCGGTCAGCCGCTGGCGCAGGGTGGGCGTGGTCATCGTTCGATGCCTCCTTGAGCGCGGACCAGCCGCGCAGACGCCTCCCCGGTGACGCTCATCGAGTTGAGCCCGATGACCCCGAGGAACTTGCTGTTGTAGGTGTCGGTGGTTCGCACGATCAGGGTGTCGCCGTTGACGACGCTGACGCTGCCCTCCACGCCGGCGGCGTTGAGGTAGCCCTGCGCGGCGGCCTTGGCGGCGTTGATGTCGACGCGGAGATCCTCGCCGCGGATGGCGGTCGAGCCCTCGACCTCCTGGGCGCCGGTGCGCGCGGCCTGGGCGGCGGCACTGCGGGCCTGCTGCTGGGCGTTCACCTTGCCACCGAGGTCGACGGTCAACCCGACCAGGATGGTCATCACCAGTGACGCGGTGGCGAACCAGACGCTGATGGACCCGCACTCGTCCTGCTGTCGCCTGGCCTGGTGCCTCGTCATCGGCGC
This window harbors:
- a CDS encoding peptidoglycan-binding protein translates to MTTPTLRQRLTGLLATVAVLGIIIGLPALFLGLGANPIPDQTPSWDSVKNALLAPDDGTLILGLFEVIGWAAWAFLTLSLVVETI
- a CDS encoding pilus assembly protein, translated to MTRHQARRQQDECGSISVWFATASLVMTILVGLTVDLGGKVNAQQQARSAAAQAARTGAQEVEGSTAIRGEDLRVDINAAKAAAQGYLNAAGVEGSVSVVNGDTLIVRTTDTYNSKFLGVIGLNSMSVTGEASARLVRAQGGIER